The stretch of DNA GACCAGGCGATCGCCCTCTGGACTCTTGGGCAGCGTGCCCTCGCGGCTGGTAAGCAGCCCCACGGTGTAGACCTCCAGGGCGATCGCGAGCCCCAGCGGGTAGCCCTCTACCGCGACCAACAGGTTGGCCGCCGCTATCATCGCCGCCGTTTGACCAGGGGTCTCGGGCCGCAGCACCTTGAGGTCGGGCACCGCAGCAGCCAGTTCGGCTGCCTGGGCCACCCCACCGTCAAGCTGCAAAAGCGCCAGGGGCAGACCGGGCTGGCGCTGCTGAAAGTCTTTGAGAATTGCGACCCAACTCTCGGTGGGGTAGGTGGTGCCGCTGGCGGTCGGGCCGGGATACAGCAGGACGTAGCCATTCTCCAGGCCCAAACCCTGCCGCAGGGACTCGGCGGCGGTCAGGTCGCTGCGGGGGACATTGACCGAGAGGGCAGGGGGGGCGCTCGTGATCTGAATTGGAGCCAGGAGGTCGCTGTAGGAAGGTGCGGCAGCAGAAGGCGGCACCGTTGCCGTCAGCAGCAGGTTGTTGGCGGCACTCCCGTAACCCAGCCGGGTGGGGACACCGCTGAGCCACAGCAGCAGGGCAATCGACCAGGAGTCGGTCAGGGTGATGGCCACATCAAACTCGCGATCGCGCACAATGCCGAGCAGGTTGGCCCAGTCGGCCGGGCTGTTGGGGGCCGCAAAGTTGTAGGGCACCACCTCGGCCACTCCCTTAGAAAGCTGATAAATCGCCGTGGCGCTGGGGGCCGCTACCACAGAAACCTCGGCGTTTTCAAAGCTATTTTGAATCTGATTGATTACCGGAAAGAAG from Leptolyngbya sp. KIOST-1 encodes:
- a CDS encoding glycosyltransferase family 9 protein; this translates as METQLSFFPVINQIQNSFENAEVSVVAAPSATAIYQLSKGVAEVVPYNFAAPNSPADWANLLGIVRDREFDVAITLTDSWSIALLLWLSGVPTRLGYGSAANNLLLTATVPPSAAAPSYSDLLAPIQITSAPPALSVNVPRSDLTAAESLRQGLGLENGYVLLYPGPTASGTTYPTESWVAILKDFQQRQPGLPLALLQLDGGVAQAAELAAAVPDLKVLRPETPGQTAAMIAAANLLVAVEGYPLGLAIALEVYTVGLLTSREGTLPKSPEGDRLVTLASATGTLADIAPDQVLKKIWSEDA